From Bombyx mori chromosome 3, ASM3026992v2, the proteins below share one genomic window:
- the RMI1 gene encoding RecQ mediated genome instability 1 → MSSTNLLAKVRSHFATNYMNAVDEWLEDCVEYLRAIHGDDVNKIQEEAKQQWLLNDLEEVCTGSLPKNISQEHNKILNGVYLLQIKSVQDIGTPAYQQYLELHKVNMENVEATTRQEDKRANHRMLKLQLTDGDQELFAIEYEPIRCLHSNMALQSKLLIKGPVTCRRGHLLLTAGCTGPPPARTHETRDAFECNVQRAALPDPAEGPPAPRAAPPSDHTKRPLPETIQNPEKRLKVDYDDEDFMAAEDEDHLREVEVGCDALLHKHQCVVPGEPYVYIKQIVELPEADRAGRVFTVKALIIKLLQKLTVGRDGWSLRCTLVDGSGALDLEFASDVFSELIGLSPHQMYRLKKEMGSRPDLRDKLDKALQKAKESLQVLYCLFEVTYAGGAGGAGGAPRVSALHAYGRAHAAQLARRAQRAV, encoded by the exons ATGTCTTCTACAAATCTACTGGCGAAGGTTCGAAGTCACTTTGCTACCAATTACATGAATGCCGTCGATGAATGGTTGGAAGA ctGTGTGGAATATTTAAGAGCAATACATGGCGATGACGTGAATAAAATACAGGAAGAAGCTAAACAGCAGTGGTTGCTAAATGATTTGGAGGAGGTGTGCACAGGCTCACTGccaaaaaatatatctcaagaacataataaaatacttaatggaGTTTACCTACTACAAATAAAGTCTGTACAGGATATTG gcaCCCCTGCTTATCAACAGTATTTGGAGTTACATAAGGTGAATATGGAAAATGTAGAGGCAACAACAAGACAAGAGGATAAAAGAGCTAATCACAG AATGTTAAAACTTCAACTGACGGATGGGGATCAAGAGCTCTTTGCCATTGAGTACGAACCAATAAGATGTCTGCACTCCAACATGGCACTACAGAGCAAACTGTTGATTAAAG GTCCAGTGACGTGCAGGCGAGGCCACCTGCTGCTGACCGCGGGCTGCACGGGCCCGCCGCCCGCGCGCACACACG AAACAAGAGACGCATTCGAGTGTAACGTCCAACGCGCGGCGCTGCCCGACCCAGCGGAGGGACCGCCGGCCCCCCGCGCCGCGCCGCCGTCGGACCACACCAAGAGACCTCTCCCTGAAACTATTCAAAATCCAGAAAAACGTCTAAAAGTCGACTACGATGATGAAGACTTCATGGCTGCAGAAGATGAGGACCATCTGAGAGAAGTGGAAGTCGGCTGTGACGCGCTGCTTCACAAACATCAATGTGTCGTTCCCGGCGAGCCTTACGTCTATATCAAACAGATCGTGGAGCTGCCCGAAGCGGACAGGGCGGGCAGAGTGTTCACGGTCAAAGCTCTGATCATAAAGCTGCTGCAAAAGCTGACGGTCGGGCGCGACGGCTGGAGCCTCCGCTGCACGCTCGTGGACGGCAGCGGCGCCCTGGACCTGGAGTTCGCCAGCGACGTCTTCTCCGAGCTCATCGGCCTCTCGCCGCACCAGATGTACCGCCTCAAGAAGGAGATGGGTTCCAGGCCAGACCTCCGAGACAAGCTGGATAAG GCGCTACAGAAGGCTAAGGAGAGTCTGCAGGTGCTGTACTGTCTGTTCGAGGTGACGTAcgcggggggcgcggggggaGCGGGGGGAGCGCCGCGGGTGAGCGCGCTGCACGCGTACGGGCGCGCGCACGCCGCGCAGCTGGCCCGCCGCGCCCAGCGCGCTGTGTGA
- the LOC101745949 gene encoding ubiquitin carboxyl-terminal hydrolase 16/45 isoform X1, protein MVKKKRQSDPGENGDESTESCEENVKSACPHVAKAVDLTRLKKAIKIGGFEKECSECKKVAKTEVLDPDFEEDLSLWMCLRCGTQLCGRTRNKHALNHFNTPHSDCHALAANSTTWEIYCYNCNNEVTASTAKKLHECIEYLKKQFLASSTVKSLPPIELPFETKDFSIIETISKDPLSKGKDKAMVNLGRVRGLSNLGNTCFFNSVMQCLVQTPYLLKVLQEMSVPGEKFKLPGGKLKLRGDAGELKDVDLPPIAGQLGEWGTLTRTLAETLEELQGGEGGVYTPRKLLSALVNKLPQFGGGDQHDAHELLRHLLEAVRSEDLRRYQSVILSSLGMNSKVDPAKVDGEVKQKVKFYGQQASDTMLRPEQVFRGFLVSTLECQDCLHQSDRAEYFLDLSLPVAACRPQPPAVARRKTPNEENAYNTQEENKPSKHQLKKERIAARKAARKNKGAAGEGGADTSGPAKEDGNSSSEQSDADVEDNLEEQPRPGPALAHTAANFAVYHMESGYNSEKVISADSIRTSPVHLDKEKADNTPERTDKDGPPVAIPLQYEPLENLSNPDSGVASPEATKHNSTETVHDEPSPVKPEYERPASRISFAPEYTNELVSRGISVQGCRNLLENSVDNSYDSLLETKTLNELNEQLDNLYLEEPPPPAPQPRPAPPSPRYVCDEDECSVHSCLAQFTALELLTGNNKVGCELCTERVNGKGGKTIYTNATKRFLVSSPPAVLILHLKRFQIGPRCMFRKMSKHVDFPTVLDLAPFCAMDKVRGQASLLYALYGVVEHSGGMHGGHYVAYVKLRRGARGSPCFLPRGGNAPPPPPEPPASPDSDLSGYESGEAAAAEPPAGRWYYVSDSMVSEVSEDKVLRAQAYLLFYERIL, encoded by the exons ATGGTTAAaaaaaagagacagagcgaCCCTGGAGAAAATGGAGACGAATCAACAGAGTCTTGCGAAGAGAACGTAAAATCCGCATGTCCTCACGTCGCGAAAGCAGTAGATCTGACTCGGCTAAAGAAAGCTATTAAAATCGGAGGATTTGAAAAAGAATGTTCAGAGTGCAAAAAAGTTGCAAAAACTGAGGTACTTGATCCAGATTTTGAAGAAGATTTGTCCTTGTGGATGTGTTTACGTTGTGGCACGCAACTCTGTGGCCGAACACGCAATAAACATGCTCTAAATCACTTCAACACGCCTCATTCTGACTGCCATGCTCTCGCTGCTAATTCCACCACCTGGGAAATCTACTGTTACAACTGTAATAATGAAGTTACTGCATCAACAGCCAAAAAACTCCATGAGTGCATAGAGTACCTCAAGAAGCAGTTCCTGGCCAGTAGCACTGTTAAATCATTGCCCCCTATTGAGTTACCATTTGAAACTAAAGACTTCTCTATTATAGAAACTATATCAAAGGATCCCCTATCAAAAGGAAAAGATAAGGCAATGGTTAATTTAGGCCGTGTTAGAGGTCTAAGTAATTTAggaaatacatgtttttttaattctgttatGCAATGCTTAGTTCAAACCCCATATCTATTAAAAGTATTGCAAGAGATGTCTGTGCCAGGAGAAAAGTTCAAGTTACCAGGAGGAAAACTCAAGCTGAGAGGAGATGCAGGTGAATTAAAAGATGTTGATCTACCCCCTATAGCTGGCCAGTTGGGAGAGTGGGGAACATTAACAAGGACTTTAGCAGAAACATTAGAGGAATTACAGGGAG GTGAGGGTGGGGTTTACACTCCAAGGAAGTTATTATCGGCACTGGTTAATAAACTCCCTCAATTTGGAGGAGGAGACCAACATGATGCACATGAACTACTAAGGCATTTGCTAGAAGCTGTCAG ATCAGAGGATCTACGCCGCTACCAATCGGTGATTCTGAGCAGTTTGGGAATGAATTCAAAGGTGGACCCTGCAAAAGTGGATGGAGAAGTCAAACAAAAGGTCAAGTTTTATGGTCAACAGGCTTCGGACACAATGCTCAGGCCCGAACAG GTATTCCGTGGCTTTCTAGTTTCGACCTTGGAATGTCAAGATTGCCTCCACCAATCAGACAGAGCTGAATATTTTTTGGATTTGTCTCTCCCAGTCGCGGCATGTCGTCCTCAACCCCCGGCCGTAGCCAGGAGAAAAACTCCTAATG AAGAAAATGCGTACAATACTCAAGAAGAGAATAAGCCTTCGAAGCATCAGCTCAAGAAAGAACGGATCGCCGCTCGGAAAGCAGCCCGGAAGAACAAAG GAGCCGCGGGCGAGGGCGGCGCCGACACCAGCGGGCCCGCCAAGGAGGACGGCAACTCCTCCTCCGAGCAGTCCGACGCCGACGTGGAGGACAACCTGGAGGAGCAGCCGCGGCCCGGCCCCGCGCTCGCGCACACCGCCGCCAACTTCGCCGTCTACCACATGGAGTCCGGCTACAACTCGGAGAAGGTCATCAGCGCAGACTCCATCCGCACCAGCCCCGTTCATCTCGACAAGGAGAAGGCCGACAACACTCCGGAACGCACCGACAAGGACGGGCCCCCCGTCGCCATCCCGCTCCAGTACGAGCCGCTCGAGAACCTGTCCAACCCTGATTCCGGAGTCGCCAGCCCCGAGGCCACCAAGCACAACTCCACCGAGACCGTCCACGACGAGCCCTCGCCCGTCAAGCCGGAGTACGAGAGGCCCGCCTCCAGAATATCCTTCGCACCGGAGTACACCAACGAACTCGTTTCCCGGGGGATCAGCGTCCAGGGGTGCCGCAACCTGCTGGAGAACAGCGTCGACAACAGCTACGACTCTCTCCTCGAAACCAAGACGCTCAACGAACTCAACGAGCAACTCGACAACCTGTACCTGGAGGAGCCTCCCCCTCCTGCGCCGCAGCCCCGGCCCGCGCCCCCCTCCCCGCGCTACGTGTGCGACGAGGACGAGTGCAGCGTGCACTCCTGCCTCGCGCAGTTCACGGCGCTCGAGCTGCTCACGGGCAACAACAAGGTCGGCTGCGAGCTGTGCACCGAGCGCGTCAACGGCAAGGGCGGGAAGACGATCTACACAAACGCGACGAAGCGGTTCCTGGTGTCCAGCCCGCCCGCCGTCCTCATCCTGCACCTCAAGCGGTTCCAGATCGGGCCGCGATGCATGTTCCGCAAGATGTCGAAGCACGTGGACTTCCCGACCGTCCTGGACCTGGCGCCCTTCTGCGCCATGGACAAGGTGCGCGGCCAGGCCTCGCTGCTGTACGCGCTGTACGGCGTGGTGGAGCACTCGGGCGGCATGCACGGCGGACACTACGTCGCCTACGTGAAGCTGCGGCGCGGCGCCCGCGGCTCGCCCTGCTTCCTGCCGCGCGGGGGCAACGcgccgcccccgccccccgAGCCCCCCGCCAGCCCCGACTCGGACCTGTCCGGCTACGAGTCCGGCGAGGCGGCGGCGGCCGAGCCCCCCGCCGGCCGCTGGTACTACGTGTCGGACAGCATGGTGTCGGAAGTCAGCGAAGACAAGGTGTTGAGGGCGCAGGCCTACCTGCTCTTCTACGAGAGGATATTATAG
- the LOC101745949 gene encoding ubiquitin carboxyl-terminal hydrolase 16/45 isoform X2, with protein MVKKKRQSDPGENGDESTESCEENVKSACPHVAKAVDLTRLKKAIKIGGFEKECSECKKVAKTEVLDPDFEEDLSLWMCLRCGTQLCGRTRNKHALNHFNTPHSDCHALAANSTTWEIYCYNCNNEVTASTAKKLHECIEYLKKQFLASSTVKSLPPIELPFETKDFSIIETISKDPLSKGKDKAMVNLGRVRGLSNLGNTCFFNSVMQCLVQTPYLLKVLQEMSVPGEKFKLPGGKLKLRGDAGELKDVDLPPIAGQLGEWGTLTRTLAETLEELQGGEGGVYTPRKLLSALVNKLPQFGGGDQHDAHELLRHLLEAVRSEDLRRYQSVILSSLGMNSKVDPAKVDGEVKQKVKFYGQQASDTMLRPEQVFRGFLVSTLECQDCLHQSDRAEYFLDLSLPVAACRPQPPAVARRKTPNENAYNTQEENKPSKHQLKKERIAARKAARKNKGAAGEGGADTSGPAKEDGNSSSEQSDADVEDNLEEQPRPGPALAHTAANFAVYHMESGYNSEKVISADSIRTSPVHLDKEKADNTPERTDKDGPPVAIPLQYEPLENLSNPDSGVASPEATKHNSTETVHDEPSPVKPEYERPASRISFAPEYTNELVSRGISVQGCRNLLENSVDNSYDSLLETKTLNELNEQLDNLYLEEPPPPAPQPRPAPPSPRYVCDEDECSVHSCLAQFTALELLTGNNKVGCELCTERVNGKGGKTIYTNATKRFLVSSPPAVLILHLKRFQIGPRCMFRKMSKHVDFPTVLDLAPFCAMDKVRGQASLLYALYGVVEHSGGMHGGHYVAYVKLRRGARGSPCFLPRGGNAPPPPPEPPASPDSDLSGYESGEAAAAEPPAGRWYYVSDSMVSEVSEDKVLRAQAYLLFYERIL; from the exons ATGGTTAAaaaaaagagacagagcgaCCCTGGAGAAAATGGAGACGAATCAACAGAGTCTTGCGAAGAGAACGTAAAATCCGCATGTCCTCACGTCGCGAAAGCAGTAGATCTGACTCGGCTAAAGAAAGCTATTAAAATCGGAGGATTTGAAAAAGAATGTTCAGAGTGCAAAAAAGTTGCAAAAACTGAGGTACTTGATCCAGATTTTGAAGAAGATTTGTCCTTGTGGATGTGTTTACGTTGTGGCACGCAACTCTGTGGCCGAACACGCAATAAACATGCTCTAAATCACTTCAACACGCCTCATTCTGACTGCCATGCTCTCGCTGCTAATTCCACCACCTGGGAAATCTACTGTTACAACTGTAATAATGAAGTTACTGCATCAACAGCCAAAAAACTCCATGAGTGCATAGAGTACCTCAAGAAGCAGTTCCTGGCCAGTAGCACTGTTAAATCATTGCCCCCTATTGAGTTACCATTTGAAACTAAAGACTTCTCTATTATAGAAACTATATCAAAGGATCCCCTATCAAAAGGAAAAGATAAGGCAATGGTTAATTTAGGCCGTGTTAGAGGTCTAAGTAATTTAggaaatacatgtttttttaattctgttatGCAATGCTTAGTTCAAACCCCATATCTATTAAAAGTATTGCAAGAGATGTCTGTGCCAGGAGAAAAGTTCAAGTTACCAGGAGGAAAACTCAAGCTGAGAGGAGATGCAGGTGAATTAAAAGATGTTGATCTACCCCCTATAGCTGGCCAGTTGGGAGAGTGGGGAACATTAACAAGGACTTTAGCAGAAACATTAGAGGAATTACAGGGAG GTGAGGGTGGGGTTTACACTCCAAGGAAGTTATTATCGGCACTGGTTAATAAACTCCCTCAATTTGGAGGAGGAGACCAACATGATGCACATGAACTACTAAGGCATTTGCTAGAAGCTGTCAG ATCAGAGGATCTACGCCGCTACCAATCGGTGATTCTGAGCAGTTTGGGAATGAATTCAAAGGTGGACCCTGCAAAAGTGGATGGAGAAGTCAAACAAAAGGTCAAGTTTTATGGTCAACAGGCTTCGGACACAATGCTCAGGCCCGAACAG GTATTCCGTGGCTTTCTAGTTTCGACCTTGGAATGTCAAGATTGCCTCCACCAATCAGACAGAGCTGAATATTTTTTGGATTTGTCTCTCCCAGTCGCGGCATGTCGTCCTCAACCCCCGGCCGTAGCCAGGAGAAAAACTCCTAATG AAAATGCGTACAATACTCAAGAAGAGAATAAGCCTTCGAAGCATCAGCTCAAGAAAGAACGGATCGCCGCTCGGAAAGCAGCCCGGAAGAACAAAG GAGCCGCGGGCGAGGGCGGCGCCGACACCAGCGGGCCCGCCAAGGAGGACGGCAACTCCTCCTCCGAGCAGTCCGACGCCGACGTGGAGGACAACCTGGAGGAGCAGCCGCGGCCCGGCCCCGCGCTCGCGCACACCGCCGCCAACTTCGCCGTCTACCACATGGAGTCCGGCTACAACTCGGAGAAGGTCATCAGCGCAGACTCCATCCGCACCAGCCCCGTTCATCTCGACAAGGAGAAGGCCGACAACACTCCGGAACGCACCGACAAGGACGGGCCCCCCGTCGCCATCCCGCTCCAGTACGAGCCGCTCGAGAACCTGTCCAACCCTGATTCCGGAGTCGCCAGCCCCGAGGCCACCAAGCACAACTCCACCGAGACCGTCCACGACGAGCCCTCGCCCGTCAAGCCGGAGTACGAGAGGCCCGCCTCCAGAATATCCTTCGCACCGGAGTACACCAACGAACTCGTTTCCCGGGGGATCAGCGTCCAGGGGTGCCGCAACCTGCTGGAGAACAGCGTCGACAACAGCTACGACTCTCTCCTCGAAACCAAGACGCTCAACGAACTCAACGAGCAACTCGACAACCTGTACCTGGAGGAGCCTCCCCCTCCTGCGCCGCAGCCCCGGCCCGCGCCCCCCTCCCCGCGCTACGTGTGCGACGAGGACGAGTGCAGCGTGCACTCCTGCCTCGCGCAGTTCACGGCGCTCGAGCTGCTCACGGGCAACAACAAGGTCGGCTGCGAGCTGTGCACCGAGCGCGTCAACGGCAAGGGCGGGAAGACGATCTACACAAACGCGACGAAGCGGTTCCTGGTGTCCAGCCCGCCCGCCGTCCTCATCCTGCACCTCAAGCGGTTCCAGATCGGGCCGCGATGCATGTTCCGCAAGATGTCGAAGCACGTGGACTTCCCGACCGTCCTGGACCTGGCGCCCTTCTGCGCCATGGACAAGGTGCGCGGCCAGGCCTCGCTGCTGTACGCGCTGTACGGCGTGGTGGAGCACTCGGGCGGCATGCACGGCGGACACTACGTCGCCTACGTGAAGCTGCGGCGCGGCGCCCGCGGCTCGCCCTGCTTCCTGCCGCGCGGGGGCAACGcgccgcccccgccccccgAGCCCCCCGCCAGCCCCGACTCGGACCTGTCCGGCTACGAGTCCGGCGAGGCGGCGGCGGCCGAGCCCCCCGCCGGCCGCTGGTACTACGTGTCGGACAGCATGGTGTCGGAAGTCAGCGAAGACAAGGTGTTGAGGGCGCAGGCCTACCTGCTCTTCTACGAGAGGATATTATAG
- the RMI1 gene encoding recQ mediated genome instability 1 isoform X1 has protein sequence MSSTNLLAKVRSHFATNYMNAVDEWLEDCVEYLRAIHGDDVNKIQEEAKQQWLLNDLEEVCTGSLPKNISQEHNKILNGVYLLQIKSVQDIGTPAYQQYLELHKVNMENVEATTRQEDKRANHRMLKLQLTDGDQELFAIEYEPIRCLHSNMALQSKLLIKGPVTCRRGHLLLTAGCTGPPPARTHETRDAFECNVQRAALPDPAEGPPAPRAAPPSDHTKRPLPETIQNPEKRLKVDYDDEDFMAAEDEDHLREVEVGCDALLHKHQCVVPGEPYVYIKQIVELPEADRAGRVFTVKALIIKLLQKLTVGRDGWSLRCTLVDGSGALDLEFASDVFSELIGLSPHQMYRLKKEMGSRPDLRDKLDKRRVGQARTETDAPQRRVRFPGATEG, from the exons ATGTCTTCTACAAATCTACTGGCGAAGGTTCGAAGTCACTTTGCTACCAATTACATGAATGCCGTCGATGAATGGTTGGAAGA ctGTGTGGAATATTTAAGAGCAATACATGGCGATGACGTGAATAAAATACAGGAAGAAGCTAAACAGCAGTGGTTGCTAAATGATTTGGAGGAGGTGTGCACAGGCTCACTGccaaaaaatatatctcaagaacataataaaatacttaatggaGTTTACCTACTACAAATAAAGTCTGTACAGGATATTG gcaCCCCTGCTTATCAACAGTATTTGGAGTTACATAAGGTGAATATGGAAAATGTAGAGGCAACAACAAGACAAGAGGATAAAAGAGCTAATCACAG AATGTTAAAACTTCAACTGACGGATGGGGATCAAGAGCTCTTTGCCATTGAGTACGAACCAATAAGATGTCTGCACTCCAACATGGCACTACAGAGCAAACTGTTGATTAAAG GTCCAGTGACGTGCAGGCGAGGCCACCTGCTGCTGACCGCGGGCTGCACGGGCCCGCCGCCCGCGCGCACACACG AAACAAGAGACGCATTCGAGTGTAACGTCCAACGCGCGGCGCTGCCCGACCCAGCGGAGGGACCGCCGGCCCCCCGCGCCGCGCCGCCGTCGGACCACACCAAGAGACCTCTCCCTGAAACTATTCAAAATCCAGAAAAACGTCTAAAAGTCGACTACGATGATGAAGACTTCATGGCTGCAGAAGATGAGGACCATCTGAGAGAAGTGGAAGTCGGCTGTGACGCGCTGCTTCACAAACATCAATGTGTCGTTCCCGGCGAGCCTTACGTCTATATCAAACAGATCGTGGAGCTGCCCGAAGCGGACAGGGCGGGCAGAGTGTTCACGGTCAAAGCTCTGATCATAAAGCTGCTGCAAAAGCTGACGGTCGGGCGCGACGGCTGGAGCCTCCGCTGCACGCTCGTGGACGGCAGCGGCGCCCTGGACCTGGAGTTCGCCAGCGACGTCTTCTCCGAGCTCATCGGCCTCTCGCCGCACCAGATGTACCGCCTCAAGAAGGAGATGGGTTCCAGGCCAGACCTCCGAGACAAGCTGGATAAG CGACGTGTGGGGCAAGCTCGCACAGAGACAGATGCACCACAACGAAGGGTTCGGTTTCCAGGCGCTACAGAAGGCTAA